A single Phytohabitans houttuyneae DNA region contains:
- a CDS encoding DUF2330 domain-containing protein, whose translation MTVRIAAVVALAVAMVGLNPAISGACACGAFVANDKLRAQQETALVELSGRTESITLSVQARSTATQAAFLMPVPARARFEVADGALFAELDRISRPEVKVRRVTAEGDGAGGGPQAGGGATVVDHIEIGPYEVAQLAGTDTTAVTKWLADNDFTLPTALGGALKPYLEEGWLVVAVRLAPTSGSLSAGLPPMRLAFETDAPVYPMRLSATAEDQQPLRLYVLADHRVDISNPAPEGSTPDLTFAGEVKPDPQYPTLSAALTGTRFLTRYDGDFAPAQITDDIRITRSATDEPHRAVVTVTEYVRSPWPTLAVPLFILVVALVMAAVAIVRRRQTSRS comes from the coding sequence ATGACAGTTCGCATCGCCGCGGTGGTCGCCCTCGCCGTCGCGATGGTGGGGCTCAACCCCGCGATATCCGGCGCCTGCGCCTGCGGGGCATTCGTCGCCAACGACAAGCTGCGCGCGCAGCAGGAAACCGCGCTGGTCGAGCTGAGCGGCCGCACAGAGTCGATCACACTCTCGGTACAGGCGCGGTCCACGGCGACCCAGGCGGCGTTCCTGATGCCGGTCCCCGCCCGCGCCCGTTTCGAGGTGGCCGACGGTGCGCTCTTCGCCGAGCTCGACCGGATCAGCCGCCCGGAGGTCAAGGTACGCCGGGTGACGGCGGAAGGGGACGGCGCCGGCGGCGGCCCGCAGGCCGGTGGCGGTGCCACCGTCGTCGACCACATCGAGATCGGGCCGTACGAGGTCGCCCAGCTCGCCGGCACCGACACCACCGCCGTGACGAAGTGGCTCGCCGACAACGACTTCACGCTGCCCACCGCCCTCGGCGGCGCGCTGAAGCCGTACCTGGAGGAGGGTTGGCTCGTCGTCGCGGTGCGGCTGGCCCCCACCTCCGGCAGCCTCTCCGCCGGCCTGCCGCCGATGCGCCTGGCCTTCGAGACCGACGCGCCCGTCTACCCGATGCGGCTGTCGGCCACCGCCGAGGACCAGCAGCCGCTGCGCCTGTACGTGCTTGCCGACCACCGCGTGGACATCAGCAACCCGGCGCCCGAGGGCAGCACGCCCGACCTGACGTTCGCGGGCGAGGTGAAGCCGGATCCGCAGTACCCCACGCTGTCCGCGGCGTTGACCGGCACGCGTTTCCTGACCCGCTACGACGGCGACTTCGCGCCGGCGCAGATCACCGACGACATCCGCATCACCCGCTCCGCCACCGATGAGCCCCACCGCGCGGTCGTGACCGTCACGGAGTACGTCCGCTCGCCGTGGCCGACGCTGGCGGTACCGCTGTTTATCCTGGTCGTGGCGCTCGTCATGGCGGCCGTCGCGATCGTGCGCCGCC
- a CDS encoding dihydrofolate reductase family protein — protein sequence MTTPLGTVTCDITISIDGYSAGHDQTEERPFGDDGSDGTGEKLHAWMFETPEENKAEVEEFRAAKAYIMGRNMFGPVRGAWDRPWNGWWGDNPPFHVPVFVLTHHAREPQPMEGGTTYHFVTDGIESALAQARAAAGDGDVTIAGGATTINQYLAAGLVDALRLHIVPFTMGAGTRLFEGVPRLDLEQVRSRAASLVTHVTYRVLR from the coding sequence ATGACCACGCCCCTGGGCACGGTGACCTGCGATATCACGATTTCGATCGACGGGTACTCGGCCGGGCACGACCAGACCGAGGAACGCCCGTTCGGCGATGACGGCAGCGACGGCACCGGCGAGAAGCTGCACGCCTGGATGTTCGAGACGCCCGAGGAGAACAAGGCGGAGGTCGAGGAGTTCCGCGCCGCGAAGGCGTACATCATGGGGCGCAACATGTTCGGGCCCGTGCGAGGCGCGTGGGACCGCCCCTGGAACGGATGGTGGGGCGACAACCCGCCGTTTCACGTCCCGGTCTTCGTGCTCACCCACCACGCGCGCGAGCCGCAGCCGATGGAGGGCGGCACCACGTACCACTTCGTCACCGACGGCATCGAGTCGGCTCTGGCACAGGCCCGCGCCGCGGCCGGGGACGGCGACGTCACCATCGCCGGCGGCGCGACCACCATCAACCAGTACCTCGCCGCCGGCCTCGTCGACGCGCTACGGCTGCACATCGTGCCGTTCACGATGGGCGCCGGCACGCGCTTGTTCGAAGGCGTCCCGCGGCTGGACCTGGAGCAGGTGAGGTCGCGGGCAGCGAGCCTGGTCACGCACGTGACGTACCGCGTGCTCCGCTGA
- a CDS encoding DUF4097 family beta strand repeat-containing protein: protein MPTFATPEPITATLTTAGAEVRIAASDRLDTVVRVQPINRESASDVKVAEKTKVEFADGELTIKTTKSGDKNGSVAITVELPAGSRLALYTAWSDVHADGALGDCELNMSSGQVHLDRIAAVRGDLSTGGVTIGHIAGTATFQGGAADVRIGEVGGVLKYQGSNGKVSIGRALSDIDLNGANGSFTIDRADGSVIAKAAKCPIRIGQLSRGEADLANASGGIEIGVSEGTSAAVDARSTKGAVHNSLPAQDSPAQAGEHVKIFARTRLDDIVIHRATA, encoded by the coding sequence ATGCCAACATTCGCCACGCCAGAGCCGATCACGGCCACGTTGACCACCGCCGGCGCCGAGGTGCGGATCGCCGCCAGCGACCGGTTGGACACCGTGGTGCGCGTCCAGCCCATCAACCGCGAGAGCGCGTCGGACGTGAAGGTGGCCGAGAAGACCAAGGTCGAGTTCGCCGACGGCGAGCTGACGATCAAGACAACGAAGTCGGGTGACAAGAACGGCTCGGTCGCCATCACGGTCGAGCTGCCGGCCGGGTCCCGGCTTGCCCTGTACACGGCGTGGTCCGACGTGCACGCCGACGGCGCGCTCGGCGACTGCGAGCTCAACATGTCATCCGGGCAGGTCCACCTCGACCGCATCGCGGCGGTGCGCGGAGACCTCTCCACCGGTGGCGTCACGATCGGGCACATCGCCGGGACCGCCACCTTCCAGGGCGGCGCGGCCGACGTGCGGATCGGCGAGGTCGGCGGCGTTCTGAAGTACCAGGGCTCGAACGGCAAGGTCTCGATCGGCCGCGCCCTGTCCGACATCGATCTCAACGGCGCCAACGGCAGCTTCACCATCGACCGCGCCGACGGCAGCGTCATCGCCAAGGCGGCCAAGTGCCCCATCCGCATCGGGCAGCTGAGCCGCGGCGAAGCGGACCTGGCGAACGCGTCCGGCGGCATCGAGATCGGCGTCAGCGAGGGCACCAGCGCCGCTGTGGACGCCCGGAGCACGAAGGGAGCGGTGCACAACTCCCTGCCCGCGCAGGACAGCCCCGCCCAGGCCGGCGAGCACGTCAAGATCTTCGCCCGCACGCGCCTGGACGATATCGTGATCCACCGCGCGACCGCCTGA
- a CDS encoding alpha/beta fold hydrolase gives MTALRTVTVDGSPVHVMESGTGPAVLMLHGSGPGTTGSGAWATTAEALGTSWHLVAPDQAGFGGTPVPAGSRGGLRLWTEQAAGLMDTLGFEHYAVMGHSMGGAVALALAAARPQRVTHVVAVSTMGAPGAPLSADLDAIWAAPAGPLGARDMLSRLVYDQALVTEPAVDARAAAMRAGAAAFASLFPPPRARWADDLALSAQTLAGVRAPVLLVHGAEDRVTPLGTAALPLLEHLADVRLHVFGRCGHVPAIEHPDDFRQLLSGFLRR, from the coding sequence GTGACGGCACTTCGGACCGTCACGGTCGACGGCTCACCCGTACACGTCATGGAGAGCGGCACCGGACCCGCGGTGCTGATGCTGCACGGCTCCGGACCCGGCACGACCGGGTCCGGCGCCTGGGCGACGACGGCGGAGGCGCTGGGCACGTCCTGGCACCTGGTGGCTCCTGACCAGGCCGGGTTCGGCGGTACACCAGTCCCGGCGGGCTCCCGGGGTGGGCTCCGGCTGTGGACGGAGCAGGCCGCGGGCCTGATGGACACTCTCGGCTTCGAGCACTACGCCGTGATGGGTCACTCCATGGGCGGTGCCGTGGCGCTGGCGTTGGCGGCCGCGCGTCCCCAGCGGGTCACCCATGTCGTGGCGGTCTCGACGATGGGCGCTCCCGGGGCGCCGCTGTCCGCCGATCTCGACGCGATCTGGGCCGCCCCCGCCGGCCCGCTCGGGGCACGAGACATGTTGAGCCGCCTCGTTTACGACCAAGCGCTCGTGACCGAGCCGGCCGTCGACGCCCGTGCGGCTGCGATGCGAGCGGGGGCGGCCGCGTTCGCGTCGTTGTTCCCTCCGCCCAGGGCACGTTGGGCCGACGATCTCGCCCTCTCGGCGCAGACGCTGGCCGGGGTCCGCGCGCCCGTGCTGCTCGTCCACGGCGCCGAGGACCGGGTCACCCCGCTCGGGACGGCAGCCCTGCCCTTGCTGGAACACCTGGCCGATGTCCGTCTGCACGTGTTCGGGCGATGCGGGCACGTGCCGGCGATCGAGCACCCGGACGACTTCAGGCAACTGCTGTCGGGCTTCCTCCGCCGGTGA
- a CDS encoding DJ-1/PfpI family protein produces MPRALLLTGDAAEELDTMYPYYRVQEGGWDVDVSSRTMRDVQLVIHEFDPNSDAYVEKNGRKLPVDVPWAEVDVERYDALIIPGGRAPEWIRVDADVRRITEHFFARDLPIALVCHGAQVPAVYGLLKGRKTACFPPITGDMENAGATVIDAPDVVDGNLVSCRGWPDMPQFGRAMMELFSKSVNSASA; encoded by the coding sequence TTGCCCAGAGCGCTGCTCCTGACCGGCGACGCCGCCGAGGAGCTCGACACCATGTATCCCTACTACCGCGTGCAGGAGGGCGGCTGGGACGTTGACGTCTCGTCACGGACGATGCGCGACGTGCAGCTGGTCATCCACGAGTTCGACCCCAACTCCGATGCCTACGTGGAGAAGAACGGCCGGAAGCTGCCGGTCGACGTGCCGTGGGCCGAGGTCGACGTCGAGCGCTATGACGCCCTCATCATCCCCGGTGGCCGTGCCCCCGAGTGGATCCGGGTCGACGCCGACGTCAGGCGCATCACCGAGCACTTCTTCGCGCGCGACCTCCCGATCGCGCTGGTGTGCCACGGCGCGCAGGTGCCCGCGGTGTACGGGCTGCTGAAGGGTCGAAAGACCGCGTGCTTCCCACCCATCACCGGCGACATGGAAAACGCGGGCGCGACGGTCATCGACGCTCCCGACGTCGTGGACGGCAACCTCGTCTCCTGCCGGGGGTGGCCCGACATGCCGCAGTTCGGCAGGGCGATGATGGAGCTCTTTTCGAAGTCGGTCAACTCCGCATCGGCATGA
- a CDS encoding GntR family transcriptional regulator produces the protein MDDEAMIARGRGAMTGGTPPGRSRGRLADEVYDTLLGQLMSLRIEPGSRVTIDVLARELGVSQTPIRDALNRMEAEGLVVRVPHAGYRIPPQITRRRFEDMLEVRLLLEPAAARRSAERATSEQVAGLQRMLEEMAELEGGEGLMAYGAFGLRDAAFHDLIALSAENQVIREALARLHAHVHLFRLLHDTQVTHLAMAEHEEVLAAIAARDPDAAAYAMRRHILRSGERFRRLFDEVKDADGMAVQA, from the coding sequence ATGGACGACGAAGCGATGATCGCGCGAGGCCGTGGGGCCATGACGGGCGGGACGCCGCCGGGAAGATCTCGCGGCCGGCTTGCCGACGAGGTGTACGACACGCTGCTCGGACAGCTGATGTCGCTGCGGATCGAGCCTGGCTCCCGCGTCACGATCGACGTCCTGGCGCGAGAGCTGGGGGTCTCGCAGACACCGATCCGGGACGCCCTGAACCGCATGGAGGCCGAAGGGCTGGTCGTGCGTGTGCCCCATGCTGGCTACCGCATTCCCCCCCAAATCACCCGTCGCCGATTCGAGGACATGCTCGAGGTCCGCTTGCTTCTCGAGCCGGCAGCGGCGCGCAGATCCGCCGAACGCGCAACCTCGGAGCAGGTGGCCGGTCTGCAACGAATGCTGGAGGAGATGGCGGAGCTGGAGGGGGGCGAGGGGCTCATGGCCTATGGCGCCTTCGGGCTACGCGACGCCGCTTTTCACGATCTCATCGCCCTGAGCGCGGAAAACCAGGTCATCCGCGAGGCCCTCGCTCGCCTGCACGCGCACGTGCACCTGTTCCGCCTGCTCCACGACACCCAGGTCACCCACCTGGCCATGGCCGAGCACGAAGAGGTTCTGGCCGCGATCGCCGCGCGTGACCCCGACGCCGCCGCCTACGCCATGCGTCGGCACATCCTCCGGTCCGGCGAGCGGTTCCGGCGACTGTTCGACGAGGTCAAGGATGCGGACGGAATGGCGGTACAGGCTTGA
- a CDS encoding extracellular solute-binding protein, which yields MRYPKRIGRLSVPGRKARLATAAILAATLVAGCGGGEDDGAEASAPKAPATIPTLTQDPLTLSFIWFEWPPAQALEAFANAEYKKLRPNVTVKVNTVPNANWHDAMFTQFAARKTDFDIAILDSQHIGEAVTNGNILDITDFVKSNIDVTAYNPYLLAAYGQFPQAETGQRDENASLYGLPLLGDTWTMIYRKDLIGDKAPQTWDEMISAAEKCQADNPGVSGLAFHQANGSDAAAVTYNTVNGVYGGNLWNSKDRKIEGVLNDQAGQEAMDVLVNKMKPLTAKGSGNWFIDEVNAAVAQGKACIAFQWIAASGGLLDPKQSTLGTSREQILDKLGFATLPTQKTNLVPLGGMGMHISAYAAEANQAEALNFMKWFEQADVQKKWAAAGGVPSRTDALQSPEFLNAQPFNQVYTDSVPRMRDMWNVPEYARLVDIENTNVNAALNGAKSPKDALDDIAKEQQKVLDSNRKGGGGL from the coding sequence ATGCGGTATCCGAAGCGAATAGGACGACTGTCCGTTCCCGGTCGAAAGGCGCGGCTGGCGACGGCGGCCATTCTGGCGGCCACGCTCGTGGCGGGTTGCGGCGGCGGCGAGGACGACGGCGCGGAGGCGAGCGCCCCCAAGGCGCCGGCGACCATCCCGACGCTCACCCAGGACCCGCTGACCCTCAGCTTCATCTGGTTCGAATGGCCCCCGGCCCAGGCGCTGGAAGCCTTCGCGAACGCGGAGTACAAGAAGCTTCGGCCGAACGTGACCGTCAAGGTCAACACCGTGCCGAACGCGAACTGGCACGACGCGATGTTCACCCAGTTCGCCGCGCGCAAGACCGACTTCGACATCGCGATCCTGGACTCGCAACACATCGGCGAGGCCGTGACGAACGGCAACATCCTCGACATCACCGACTTCGTCAAGTCGAACATCGACGTCACGGCCTACAACCCGTACCTCCTGGCGGCCTACGGCCAGTTCCCCCAGGCGGAGACCGGGCAGCGCGACGAAAACGCCAGCCTGTACGGCCTGCCGCTGCTCGGCGACACCTGGACCATGATCTACCGCAAGGACCTGATCGGCGACAAGGCACCGCAGACCTGGGACGAGATGATTTCCGCCGCCGAGAAGTGCCAGGCGGACAACCCTGGCGTCAGCGGGCTGGCTTTCCACCAGGCCAACGGCTCCGACGCCGCGGCCGTCACCTACAACACGGTCAACGGCGTCTACGGCGGCAACCTCTGGAACTCCAAGGATCGCAAGATCGAGGGCGTCCTCAACGACCAGGCGGGGCAGGAGGCGATGGACGTCCTGGTCAACAAGATGAAGCCGCTGACCGCCAAGGGCTCCGGCAACTGGTTCATCGACGAGGTGAACGCGGCGGTCGCCCAGGGCAAGGCATGCATCGCGTTCCAGTGGATCGCCGCGAGCGGCGGCCTGCTTGACCCGAAGCAGTCGACGCTCGGCACCTCGCGGGAGCAGATTCTCGACAAGCTGGGATTTGCCACGCTGCCGACCCAGAAGACGAACCTGGTGCCTCTCGGCGGCATGGGGATGCACATATCGGCCTACGCCGCCGAGGCGAACCAGGCGGAGGCCCTGAACTTCATGAAGTGGTTCGAGCAGGCTGACGTCCAGAAAAAGTGGGCCGCGGCTGGTGGCGTGCCATCGCGCACGGACGCCCTGCAGTCACCCGAGTTCCTCAACGCCCAGCCGTTCAACCAGGTGTACACCGACTCGGTTCCGCGGATGCGGGACATGTGGAACGTGCCCGAGTACGCGCGCCTCGTCGACATCGAGAACACCAACGTGAACGCGGCTCTCAACGGCGCGAAGAGCCCGAAGGACGCGCTCGACGACATCGCCAAGGAGCAGCAGAAGGTGCTCGACTCCAACCGCAAGGGCGGCGGCGGACTGTGA
- a CDS encoding carbohydrate ABC transporter permease, translated as MASATPPAPGRSRRLSDRWLAVAFTSPALLLLLAMSVFPLLWALYLSFTDYSATRGGPAHFIWFENYTAVLTSAQVHQRALTTLIYVVGAVTLQTVLGFTIAYLISRRTHGRGLLTTLFLVPMMLSPVVVGLFWRFMLDAQFGVVNSMLGSLGLGQVEWLTQQRTALLSLIVVDTWQWTPFIMLIALAGLTAVPKYLYEAASIDRASEWFRFRNITLPLVWPLLLIAVLFRAIEAFRLFDLVYILTSGGPGFPPRRCRSTSTRSRSWASTPEPPRRTGFSWSSSSSSSRSSTCAT; from the coding sequence GTGGCGTCCGCGACGCCGCCTGCACCGGGTCGGTCCCGGCGCTTGAGCGACCGCTGGCTCGCCGTGGCCTTCACCTCCCCGGCGCTGCTGCTGTTGCTCGCGATGTCGGTCTTCCCGTTGCTGTGGGCGTTGTACCTGTCTTTCACCGACTACTCGGCCACCCGCGGGGGACCTGCCCATTTCATCTGGTTCGAGAACTACACCGCCGTCCTGACTTCGGCGCAGGTCCACCAGAGGGCCTTGACGACGTTGATCTACGTGGTCGGTGCGGTCACCCTGCAGACCGTGCTCGGTTTCACCATCGCCTACCTGATCTCACGGCGCACGCACGGGCGAGGACTGCTGACCACCCTGTTCCTGGTACCGATGATGCTGTCGCCGGTCGTGGTCGGGCTGTTCTGGCGATTCATGCTCGACGCGCAGTTCGGCGTGGTCAACAGCATGCTCGGCTCGCTCGGCCTGGGCCAGGTGGAGTGGCTCACCCAGCAGCGAACGGCATTGCTATCCCTGATCGTGGTCGACACCTGGCAATGGACGCCGTTCATCATGCTCATCGCACTCGCGGGCCTTACCGCGGTACCCAAGTACCTGTACGAGGCCGCCTCGATCGACCGGGCGTCCGAGTGGTTCCGGTTCCGCAACATCACTCTTCCGCTGGTGTGGCCGCTGCTCCTCATCGCGGTGTTGTTCAGGGCGATCGAGGCCTTCCGGCTGTTCGACCTCGTCTACATCCTCACCAGCGGAGGTCCGGGGTTTCCACCGAGACGTTGTCGTTCCACGTCTACAAGGTCGCGTTCCTGGGCTTCAACACCGGAACCGCCTCGGCGTACGGGATTCTCATGGTCCTCGTCGTCATCGTCCTCGCGCAGCTCTACCTGCGCTACTTGA
- a CDS encoding carbohydrate ABC transporter permease, whose product MAISVDEAVSPGPVRDHTPPARRFGGRGRAVLEVALLTVLAVVMLFPVLWIIATSIKENRDVYAIPAKFFGFKVTMDHFKDVFVSSGGGRSTLSVSLLNSVVVAGVSTVLATVLGVPAAWAYSRFALKAKKDQLFFILSTRFMPPVVVVIPIFLMYRQVGLIDTKLGLILIYTAFNVPFTIWMMKGFVDEVPAEYEDAAMLDGYTRLQAFRRFTLPLLVPGIAATAVFALIFSWNEFVFAIFLTSSDDVRTAPPAIAGLIGGTTVDWGLVAASSVVFALPVLVFAYLVRKHLVAGVTLGAVRR is encoded by the coding sequence GTGGCCATCTCTGTCGACGAGGCCGTGTCCCCAGGTCCTGTCCGGGATCACACGCCCCCCGCGCGCCGCTTTGGCGGCCGGGGCCGCGCCGTGCTGGAGGTGGCGCTGCTGACCGTGCTGGCCGTCGTCATGCTCTTTCCGGTGCTGTGGATCATCGCGACGTCCATAAAGGAGAACCGGGACGTCTACGCCATCCCGGCCAAGTTCTTCGGCTTCAAGGTCACGATGGACCACTTCAAGGACGTGTTCGTCTCCTCCGGCGGCGGCCGTTCGACCTTGTCCGTCTCGTTGCTCAACTCCGTCGTGGTCGCCGGGGTCTCCACGGTGCTGGCCACCGTGCTGGGGGTCCCGGCAGCCTGGGCCTACTCACGCTTTGCCCTGAAGGCCAAGAAGGACCAACTGTTCTTCATCCTGTCCACCCGCTTCATGCCGCCCGTGGTGGTCGTGATCCCGATCTTCCTCATGTACCGCCAGGTCGGGCTCATCGACACCAAGCTCGGCCTGATCCTCATCTACACCGCGTTCAACGTCCCGTTCACGATCTGGATGATGAAGGGGTTCGTCGACGAGGTGCCCGCGGAGTACGAGGACGCCGCCATGCTCGACGGCTACACCCGCTTGCAGGCGTTCCGGCGATTCACCCTTCCCCTGCTCGTGCCCGGCATCGCCGCGACGGCGGTCTTCGCACTCATCTTCTCGTGGAACGAGTTCGTGTTCGCCATCTTCCTTACCTCCAGCGACGACGTGCGGACGGCCCCACCCGCCATCGCCGGCCTCATCGGTGGCACCACTGTGGACTGGGGTCTCGTGGCCGCCTCCTCCGTCGTGTTCGCCCTACCGGTGCTCGTCTTCGCCTACCTGGTGCGCAAGCACCTCGTCGCCGGTGTGACGCTCGGGGCGGTGCGACGCTGA
- a CDS encoding ABC transporter ATP-binding protein: MAGIEVTALHKRYPDGTVAVDHVDLSIGDGELFVMLGPSGCGKTTTLRAIAGLERQTAGDIRIGNTLVNDLPPAERDIAMVFQFYALYPHLRTRDNLAFPLRAEGLPEPEVRKRVDEAAELMRLGPLLNRRPRRLSGGEQQRVALARALVRRPRAFLMDEPLTNLDAELRADMRTEIKHLQGQLGTTMVYVTHDQVEAMSLGHRIAILNKGRVEQIGTPLEVYDRPASLFCAAFIGSPPMNLIEVEVADGKLRGQGGLVLTPPPGLPRDRRLVAGVRPEALEVTAPGAERSVPARVVSVEWLGDEVIYVVDHGGERDVRVRMPPTVRFAADTPVGLRHSSGGTPAVYDVSTEELVA, translated from the coding sequence ATGGCGGGCATCGAGGTGACCGCCCTGCACAAGCGGTACCCGGACGGAACGGTCGCAGTTGACCATGTAGATCTGTCCATTGGCGACGGTGAGCTGTTCGTGATGCTCGGCCCTTCGGGCTGCGGCAAGACGACCACGCTGCGGGCCATAGCCGGCCTGGAGAGGCAGACGGCGGGCGACATCCGCATCGGCAACACGCTGGTCAACGACCTGCCGCCCGCCGAGCGCGACATCGCGATGGTGTTCCAGTTCTACGCTCTCTACCCGCATCTGAGGACCCGCGACAACCTGGCGTTCCCGCTGCGGGCCGAAGGACTGCCCGAGCCGGAGGTGCGCAAGCGGGTCGACGAGGCCGCCGAGCTGATGCGGCTCGGTCCGCTCCTGAACCGGCGACCGCGGCGGCTTTCCGGCGGGGAGCAGCAGCGCGTCGCGCTTGCTCGCGCCCTGGTGCGGCGACCGCGCGCATTCCTCATGGACGAACCTCTCACCAATCTGGACGCGGAGCTGCGGGCGGACATGCGCACGGAGATCAAGCACCTGCAGGGGCAGCTGGGGACGACGATGGTCTACGTCACCCACGACCAGGTCGAGGCGATGTCGCTCGGTCACAGAATCGCCATCCTCAACAAGGGGCGCGTCGAGCAGATCGGTACGCCGCTGGAGGTCTACGACCGTCCGGCGAGCCTCTTCTGCGCCGCGTTCATCGGTTCCCCGCCGATGAACCTGATTGAGGTGGAGGTGGCCGACGGGAAGCTGCGCGGGCAGGGCGGGCTGGTCCTCACGCCACCGCCAGGCCTGCCGCGCGACCGTCGTCTGGTCGCAGGCGTACGGCCGGAGGCGCTGGAAGTCACAGCACCAGGGGCGGAACGTTCAGTCCCGGCCCGCGTGGTCTCGGTGGAGTGGCTGGGCGACGAGGTCATCTACGTGGTTGACCACGGCGGCGAGCGCGACGTACGGGTTCGGATGCCACCGACCGTCCGTTTCGCCGCTGACACGCCGGTCGGGCTGCGGCACTCCTCCGGCGGTACCCCGGCGGTCTACGACGTGAGCACGGAAGAGCTGGTGGCCTGA
- a CDS encoding ABC transporter ATP-binding protein, producing MGTVAVHGLCKSFGDVQALDGVTLDVPDGSFFVVLGPSGAGKTTTLRAIAGLEKLDAGSVHLDGRDATADTPAARDLAMVFQSYALYPRHTAYENIASPLRARRRSSSEIAAAVEQVSSLLHIERLLQRRPAQLSGGEMQRVALARALVRRPRAFLMDEPLTNLDLKLRVEMRTELTRIHRTLGGTFVYVTNDQVEALSMADQVAVLKEGKVQQVGTPTEVYERPANQWVAGFVGSPRISLLACRAEGDRLVGADGWTLPRPRWTTAEDGRPLLLGLRSEDLSVEQRGNASLSGELYGLEPLGDRTVVDVRVGTEIIKVKARPTVTGTPGERLQVTVDLDRAHLFDADTGLALSEAGR from the coding sequence ATGGGAACCGTGGCAGTGCACGGGCTGTGCAAATCCTTCGGTGACGTCCAGGCCCTGGACGGGGTGACGCTGGACGTGCCGGACGGCTCGTTCTTCGTCGTGCTCGGGCCCTCCGGGGCGGGCAAGACGACGACCCTGCGAGCGATCGCCGGCCTCGAAAAGCTTGACGCCGGGTCGGTGCATCTGGACGGGAGGGACGCGACCGCTGACACCCCGGCCGCACGCGACCTGGCCATGGTCTTCCAGAGCTACGCCCTCTACCCGCGACACACGGCGTACGAGAACATTGCTTCGCCGCTGCGGGCCCGCCGCCGTTCTTCGAGCGAGATCGCCGCCGCTGTCGAGCAGGTGTCGAGCCTGCTGCACATCGAACGCCTGCTGCAGCGCCGTCCCGCGCAGCTGTCGGGCGGCGAGATGCAGCGTGTCGCCCTGGCTCGGGCGCTGGTCCGTCGCCCGCGCGCGTTTCTCATGGACGAGCCGCTGACGAACCTCGACCTCAAGCTCCGCGTCGAGATGCGCACCGAGCTCACCCGCATCCACCGGACCCTCGGGGGCACCTTCGTCTACGTGACCAACGACCAGGTCGAGGCCCTGTCCATGGCCGACCAGGTCGCGGTCCTCAAGGAGGGGAAGGTGCAACAGGTCGGAACGCCGACCGAGGTGTACGAGCGTCCCGCCAACCAGTGGGTCGCGGGCTTCGTCGGGAGCCCGCGGATCAGCCTGCTCGCCTGCCGCGCCGAGGGAGATCGTCTGGTCGGGGCGGATGGCTGGACGCTGCCGCGGCCCCGCTGGACCACGGCTGAGGACGGTCGTCCGCTGCTGCTGGGCCTGCGCTCGGAGGATCTGTCCGTCGAGCAGCGCGGGAACGCGTCGTTGTCGGGTGAGCTCTACGGGCTTGAGCCGCTCGGTGACCGAACGGTGGTCGACGTCCGGGTGGGGACGGAGATCATCAAGGTCAAGGCACGACCCACCGTCACCGGTACGCCGGGCGAGCGGCTGCAAGTCACGGTCGACCTGGACCGTGCGCACCTGTTCGATGCGGACACCGGGCTGGCGCTGTCCGAGGCCGGGAGGTAA